In a genomic window of Ipomoea triloba cultivar NCNSP0323 chromosome 3, ASM357664v1:
- the LOC116013486 gene encoding DNA-binding protein SMUBP-2 has protein sequence MEASCVFCGGASSFLGIRVRPQRDSLHSSFFASVTPFGGNSSFSRAGASISFASPLPHCRFQVANSNGGGTKAVRTAKRKTRKSWGPGPVKNSQDLKSSPVSSSVEFERQGRRKPALTRKNTNTPANIAALYQNGDPLGRRDLGKCVVTWISLGMKAMAIDFATAEVQGEGEFSELRQQMGPGLTFVIQAQPYLNAVPMPLGLEAICLKACTHYPTLFDHFQRELRDVLKDLQTKSLVQDWRETESWKLLKELACSAQHKAIARKLPQPKPIQGVLGMDIDKAKAIQSRIDDFTKQMSALLRIERDAELEFTQEELNAVPTPAEENSKPLKPIEFLVSHAQPEQELCDTICNLHAVSTSTGLGGMHLVLFKVEGNHRLPPTNLSPGDMVCVRNCDSRGAGATSCMQGFVNNLGEDGCSITVALESLRGDPTFSKLFGKNVRIDRIHGLADTLTYERNCEALMMLKKKGLQKKNPSIAVVATLFGDQEDVAWLEKNDLADWAEVELDASIDSKGYDISQRRAIALGLNKKRPILIVQGPPGTGKTGLLKELISLAVQQGERVLITAPTNAAVDNMVEKLSDVAIDIVRFGNPAKISSVVNSKSLTEIVNTKLADFRAELERKKTDLRKDLRHCLNDDSLAAGIRQLLKQLAKSLKKKEKETVREVLSSAQVVLATNIGAADPLIRRLDTFDLVIIDEAAQAIEPSSWIPILQGKRCILAGDQFQLAPVILSRKALEGGLGISLLERAASLHEGMLSTKLTTQYRMNDAIASWASKEMYGGSLKSFPQVASHLLVDSPFVKPTWITRCPLLLLDTRMPYGSLSTGCEEHLDPAGTGSFYNEGEADIVVKHVLALVYSGVSPVAIAVQSPYVAQVQLLRDRLDEIPVTTGVEVATIDSFQGREADAVIISMVRSNNMGAVGFLGDSRRMNVAITRARKHVAVVCDSSTICHNTFLARLLRHIRYSGKVKNAEPGSFGGFGLGMDPMLPTAS, from the exons ATGGAAGCATCGTGCGTGTTCTGCGGCGGCGCGTCGAGCTTCCTCGGTATAAGGGTGCGGCCTCAGAGGGATTCCCTCCATTCTTCTTTCTTTGCTTCTGTTACTCCGTTCGGCGGGAACAGTAGCTTCTCTCGTGCCGGCGCCTCCATCTCCTTCGCCTCGCCTTTGCCGCATTGCCGCTTCCAGGTCGCCAACTCCAATGGCGGAGGCACCAAGGCCGTCCGTACTGCCAAACGGAAAACCCGCAAGTCCTGGGGACCCGGACCCGTGAAGAATTCTCAGGATTTGAAAAGTTCCCCAGTGAGCTCGTCGGTTGAGTTTGAACGGCAAGGACGAAGGAAGCCGGCGCTAACAAGGAAAAATACGAACACGCCGGCTAACATTGCCGCGCTGTACCAAAACGGCGACCCGCTGGGGCGGAGGGATCTCGGCAAGTGCGTGGTGACGTGGATTAGTCTAGGTATGAAAGCCATGGCTATAGATTTTGCTACGGCGGAGGTTCAAGGGGAGGGGGAATTCTCGGAGCTCCGGCAGCAAATGGGCCCCGGTCTGACCTTCGTTATTCAGGCGCAGCCTTACCTCAACGCCGTGCCGATGCCGCTAGGCCTCGAGGCCATCTGCTTGAAAGCCTGCACCCATTACCCTACCCTCTTCGACCATTTCCAGCGGGAGCTTAGGGATGTTCTCAAGGACCTTCAGACCAAGTCTTTGGTTCAAGATTGGCGGGAAACCGAGTCATGGAAGCTTCTCAAGGAACTCGCTTGTTCAG CTCAACACAAAGCAATTGCGAGAAAGCTTCCTCAGCCGAAACCTATACAAGGTGTCTTGGGAATGGACATTGATAAGGCAAAGGCAATTCAAAGCAGGATAGATGATTTCACTAAGCAGATGTCTGCTCTCCTTCGAATTGAAAGGGATGCTGAATTGGAGTTCACACAGGAGGAGCTGAATGCTGTTCCCACACCAGCTGAAGAAAATTCAAAACCCTTGAAGCCTATTGAATTCTTGGTTAGCCATGCCCAGCCTGAGCAGGAACTGTGTGACACTATCTGCAATCTCCATGCTGTTAGCACGTCCACAG GGTTGGGCGGAATGCATTTGGTGTTGTTCAAAGTGGAGGGAAATCACAGATTGCCACCCACTAACCTTTCCCCTGGGGACATGGTTTGTGTGAGGAATTGTGACAGTAGGGGAGCTGGTGCTACTTCTTGCATGCAAGGGTTTGTTAATAACCTAGGAGAGGATGGTTGTAGCATTACTGTGGCCCTTGAATCCCTTCGTGGAGATCCTACTTTCTCAAAGCTCTTTGGGAAGAATGTGCGGATAGATCGCATTCATGGATTGGCCGACACGCTCACATATGAG CGTAATTGTGAGGCCTTGATGATGCTTAAGAAGAAAGGGTTACAGAAGAAAAACCCTTCAATAGCTGTCGTGGCTACACTTTTTGGAGACCAAGAAGATGTTGCATGGCTGGAGAAGAATGATTTGGCAGACTGGGCTGAAGTGGAATTAGATGCATCAATTGACAGCAAAGGTTATGACATCTCCCAGAGAAGGGCAATTGCATTAGGTTTGAATAAAAAGCGACCTATCCTGATTGTACAAGGGCCTCCAGGCACAGGGAAGACAGGTTTGCTGAAGGAATTGATTTCACTTGCTGTTCAACAAGGTGAAAGGGTTCTTATAACAGCCCCTACAAATGCAGCGGTGGACAATATGGTAGAAAAACTGTCTGACGTTGCAATAGACATTGTTCGTTTTGGAAATCCTGCAAAGATATCCTCTGTAGTAAATTCGAAATCTTTAACTGAGATTGTGAATACTAAACTTGCTGACTTTCGGGCGGAGTTAGAGAGGAAGAAAACAGATCTGAGGAAGGACCTGAGACATTGTTTGAATGATGATTCTTTAGCAGCTGGCATACGTCAACTTCTGAAACAACTTGCAAAGTCcttgaagaagaaggaaaaggaaACTGTAAGAGAAGTTTTGTCAAGTGCTCAGGTTGTGCTTGCAACAAATATAGGGGCAGCTGATCCACTAATTAGGCGGTTGGACACATTTGACTTGGTTATAATAGATGAAGCAGCTCAGGCAATTGAACCATCTTCTTGGATACCTATATTGCAGGGAAAGCGTTGTATTCTTGCAGGGGACCAGTTCCAGCTTGCTCCTGTGATCCTTTCTAGGAAAGCCCTAGAAGGAGGTCTTGGAATATCACTTCTAGAAAGAGCGGCATCTTTGCATGAAGGAATGCTCTCTACAAAACTAACCACACAGTACAGGATGAATGATGCCATTGCCAGCTGGGCTTCAAAGGAGATGTATGGTGGATCATTAAAATCTTTTCCACAAGTTGCTTCTCATCTTCTTGTGGATTCCCCTTTTGTCAAG CCCACATGGATAACTCGGTGCCCACTGCTATTGCTTGATACAAGGATGCCCTATGGAAGTTTATCTACTGGTTGTGAAGAGCATTTAGACCCAGCTGGTACTGGTTCCTTTTACAATGAAGGGGAAGCAGACATTGTTGTTAAACACGTCCTGGCTCTAGTTTATTCTG GTGTTAGTCCTGTAGCCATTGCTGTGCAATCTCCATATGTTGCTCAAGTGCAGCTACTGAGAGACAGGCTTGATGAAATCCCAGTGACCACAGGTGTTGAGGTTGCGACTATTGACAGCTTTCAAGGCCGTGAAGCAGATGCAGTGATCATATCAATG GTTCGTTCAAACAATATGGGAGCCGTGGGGTTCTTGGGTGACAGCCGAAGAATGAATGTTGCCATAACAAGAGCGCGCAAACATGTAGCAGTGGTGTGTGACAGCTCCACCATATGCCACAACACCTTTTTGGCGAGGTTGCTGCGCCATATTAGATACTCTGGTAAAGTGAAGAACGCAGAACCTGGCAGTTTTGGAGGATTTGGCCTTGGCATGGATCCCATGTTGCCTACTGCAAGTTGA